A region of the Paracoccus pantotrophus genome:
CTTGCGGGCCGGGGAAAGGCTGACCGTTCGTCCGGGGCCATGGGGAAGCTGGTGCTATCTGGCCTTTGCCGGGCTGCTCCGATCGCCGCGCTGGCTCGGCAGCGCGTCCACCCATGCGATTTCGGGCTTCGGCGGCGGTCGCCTGGCGACCGGCGCGCGCCTGGTGATCGCCGATGCCGCGCGGCGGGAAGAGCGCGAGGGCAGCATCCCATGCCCGGTCGCCGCCCGGCCCCGCAGAGAGCTGCGCGTCACCATGGGGCCGCAGCAGCGTTTCTTCAGTGCAGAAGCGATCTCGGCCTTCCTTTCCGGCACCTGGCGCATGACCGATGCATGGGACCGCATGGGGGTCCGGCTGGCGGGGCCTTCCATTGCCCCCCATGCCGCCTTGGACATGCCATCCGAACCCATCGTCAGGGGATCGGTCCAGATTGCGGGCGACGGCGTGGCCACGGTTCTGCTGGCCGATCACCAGACCACGGGCGGCTATCCAAAGATCGCGACAGTGCTGGATTGCGACCTCGATTCCTTTGTCCAGCTGCGGCCGCGGGATGCGGTGGCATTCCGCCCCGTCAGCCCCGAGCAGGCGATCAGCCTGTCGCGCACGGCGGCAATAGGCGCAGCCACCTATTTCCGCGCCCTCTCGAACACCAGGCAGAAGCCTCGCGCAGCGGCCCGAGGCGGATAACCCGGATCCGCGCGCCATCCCAAGCCGCCCGCCGGACGGCACGAGGCGCCTGCCGGCCGTCATGCTGCGGCGCAGAATGCATGGCTGCTTTGCCGGGATCGCGACTACTGCCCGCGCTGTGCCCGGACTATATCCGCCTTGTCCGAAACATGCCCGCTGGATGGGCAAGATGAAAAAGGTGCCAAGATGTCCGCTGTCGAACTGAGCCATAACCATGCCGCCGGTAGCCTGGGTCAAGTCTTTGCACGCCTGACCGCACGGATCGCCGCCTGGAACGATGCCCGCATCACCCGCCGCGAGTTGAGCCGGCTGACGGATCGCGAACTGACCGATATCGGCCTGACCCGCGGCGATATCGAGCATGTCGCCCGCGGCCTCTGAGACTCCCCATCGATGAACGGACCCCGCGGCGATGCCTCGGGGTTTTTTCATGCGCGAGGCCGAAATCCGGGGCGCGGGCGCCATGTCCGCGACGGGCGAACAGCAGCGGCCCAAGATGTCGCCCAGCCGGCCCCGGCTGGCCCGGATTCGCACCGCGGCCCGCACCGTTCCGGGCCAATTCCCGATAGGGGGAACGGTTCAATGCGGCCTCATTCGGCGGTCCAGCCTCCGTCCAGCATCATCGCGCTGCCGGTCATCAGGGCAGAGGCGTCGGACGCCAGATAGAGCGCGGCACCCGTGATGTCGCCCACCTGACCCAGGCGGCCCAGCTTGATCATGCGCAGGCAATGGTCGCGAAAGGCCGGGTTTTCGAAATAGGGTCGCGTCAGCGGCGTTTCGATGAAGGTCGGGCAGATCGTGTTCACGCGGATGCCGAAGGGCGCAAGCTCGATGGCGCTGGCCTTTGTCAGCCCCTCGATTCCCCATTTCGTCGCGCAATAGACGGAACGGTCCGCCGCGCCGATATGCCCCATCTGCGACGACATGTTGATGATCGACCCGCCCCGCCCCAGATCGCGCATCCGCCGCGCCACGCTTTGCAGCGCAAAGAAGGCCGCGCGCAGGTTGAGGCCCGCGATGGCATCGAAATCCTCTTCCGTGACCTCGACCAGCGGGCGCGGGCGGTTGGTGCCCGCGTTGTTGACAAAGATGTCCAGCCGCCCCAGCC
Encoded here:
- a CDS encoding 5-oxoprolinase subunit C family protein; this translates as MSGTVLSVGFAGPHVSVQDGGRPGLMRYGVPGSGAMDRRSFAAANIALGNPAGAPGIEISLGGLALECLSGTVSFAVAGGGFIVEHAGTRRSSWTVATLRAGERLTVRPGPWGSWCYLAFAGLLRSPRWLGSASTHAISGFGGGRLATGARLVIADAARREEREGSIPCPVAARPRRELRVTMGPQQRFFSAEAISAFLSGTWRMTDAWDRMGVRLAGPSIAPHAALDMPSEPIVRGSVQIAGDGVATVLLADHQTTGGYPKIATVLDCDLDSFVQLRPRDAVAFRPVSPEQAISLSRTAAIGAATYFRALSNTRQKPRAAARGG
- a CDS encoding DUF1127 domain-containing protein, with the translated sequence MSAVELSHNHAAGSLGQVFARLTARIAAWNDARITRRELSRLTDRELTDIGLTRGDIEHVARGL
- a CDS encoding SDR family NAD(P)-dependent oxidoreductase encodes the protein MNPMPDFSLNGRVALVTGAGRGIGRAIAEVYAQAGAEVILCARSAAEISDAAEALVAQGLKARAIPCDVTDVGAFRALAEGLGRLDIFVNNAGTNRPRPLVEVTEEDFDAIAGLNLRAAFFALQSVARRMRDLGRGGSIINMSSQMGHIGAADRSVYCATKWGIEGLTKASAIELAPFGIRVNTICPTFIETPLTRPYFENPAFRDHCLRMIKLGRLGQVGDITGAALYLASDASALMTGSAMMLDGGWTAE